Genomic DNA from Brenneria izadpanahii:
CGCCATTTCAGGGAAAGCCACCAGTTCGCTATGCTGCTGCTCGACCGCCTCCCGCGTCAGCGCCACGATGCGGGCGAGATTGTCCTCAACGCGGTCGGCGGGGGAAAACTGGCAGACGCTAATCCGGCTCTGTTTGCCAGCGGGCAGGGGATGATGGCCGTACAGGCCGAAGAAATCCGCGGGGTTCCACAGAAAACTGTCGCTAAGCAGCGCGTGGTACTCCTGCGGCCGCCGCTGGGCGAACACCGGTTCGCCCAATACCTGGCGCCGGCGGCTGATCCGCACGTCAATTTCGCCGTAGGCGATGCCATCCCCGTTATCCACGACATCGACGATCGCGCCGTCCGGCGCGATAATCCCGCTGCCGCCGCTGAACTGTACGCCGCGCTCCAGCCCCCAGCGGTTGCTTTCCAGCAGATAACAGCTATTTTCCATGGCGCGGCTGATCCAATAGGGCGCGGGGGCGCGTTCCGCCAGCCAGTTGCTGACGTGACAGATAATATCCGCCCCGGCCAGCGCCAGCAGTCTGGCGGTTTCAGGAAAATGGATATCCATGCAGATCAGCATGCCGATCTTGCCGATCGGGGTATCGAAAACCTGATGCCCGACGTCGCCCGCCGCCGCCCATTTGGGTTCGGAGATATACGGGTGGCTTTTGCGGTGACGGCCGATCACCCCCTGCGGGCCGATCAGCAGCGCGCTGTTGTAATACAGTTGGGTGTCGGCGTCCACTTCCGGCATCCCCAGCACGATATAACACTGATAGCGCTGCGCCAGTTCGGTAAAACGCGCGGATGTTTCGCCGGGCGCGGTTTCCACCTGGGAGGCGATCTCCCGGCGGTCATACCAGCAGTAGCCGGTAGTCGCCATCTCCGGCGTGGTGATCAGTTTGGCCCCCTGACGGGCCGCCTGCTCCACCAGATCCAGCAGACGGGCGATATTGGCCTCTTTGGCGAACATCGCTGGTTCGAACTGGATGGCGGCCGCGAGAAAAGGAGCTATTGACATGACTAATCCTCACTAAACAGTTGATGTCGCCGCGACGGTCGGCGTCGCAGCATGAAAATAAAATTGCGGCGGCGGGCCGCTCGGCTTTTTTGCGACGCGCCATCCCCGGCCGCCGCCCTAACGGGCAATCGCTGGATGCGACGGCAAAAACTCATCCCGGAAGTTTTTTGACCGGCGCGGTCATGGAGAACACATCGTTGGCCTGGATCAGCACGCTGGACATCTCCTCT
This window encodes:
- a CDS encoding nitrilase-related carbon-nitrogen hydrolase, with product MSIAPFLAAAIQFEPAMFAKEANIARLLDLVEQAARQGAKLITTPEMATTGYCWYDRREIASQVETAPGETSARFTELAQRYQCYIVLGMPEVDADTQLYYNSALLIGPQGVIGRHRKSHPYISEPKWAAAGDVGHQVFDTPIGKIGMLICMDIHFPETARLLALAGADIICHVSNWLAERAPAPYWISRAMENSCYLLESNRWGLERGVQFSGGSGIIAPDGAIVDVVDNGDGIAYGEIDVRISRRRQVLGEPVFAQRRPQEYHALLSDSFLWNPADFFGLYGHHPLPAGKQSRISVCQFSPADRVEDNLARIVALTREAVEQQHSELVAFPEMALTGHTAPQTNAQTLDSPALQSLIQLAMTLRVYLVVGMAEKQQDKYYNTQVLLGPEGLIGHYRQMHLPLAYQAWATAGERWRVFDTALGRIGLLSGNDALFPESARILTLMGCDIVVCCAALGDGFVSGHAGSQVPQNYPIPVGTDPLHWHLLRTRAGENNLYLAFANSVEPHGQRGGYSGIFGPETFTFPRHEQVLWQEPGFTTLTIDTTSLAGSPVPTNPVRRKDLVTMRQVHHYRPLLLDKD